The Corynebacterium simulans genome contains a region encoding:
- a CDS encoding DUF559 domain-containing protein, with protein sequence MTQTQRLIHLRPLSNDHQVWEQIANGELLRIAPWVATPRDYFEQLPTYERQRLKVIAAGKSVHKAIMIGKSAARLWGLWVLPPFDEKIEMARQSKSLPVKTKIPADYDYRKTHLPDNMVSQQLGTRCTTVARACIDIARHHSFEEGLVAMDSALAKELTTKDELRRTLTAMGRVHGAPQARKAIEHAIAHSESPFESYFRGIAIAEKLGEKVVAQYFIPPNFRADTCIDDAVVIEIDGAVKYDGSSFGKSAEQTIVEERRREKLIQNRGFIVLRYSPRELLTERARVVREVCQALEAAQQRGWSQSTGPFTSKKAG encoded by the coding sequence ATGACTCAAACACAACGACTCATTCACTTACGTCCACTGTCCAACGATCATCAGGTGTGGGAGCAAATAGCCAATGGCGAGCTTCTGCGAATAGCGCCCTGGGTCGCAACCCCGCGGGATTACTTCGAGCAATTACCCACTTACGAACGCCAGCGCCTCAAAGTGATTGCCGCGGGCAAAAGCGTGCACAAAGCCATCATGATAGGAAAATCAGCAGCCAGGCTATGGGGCCTTTGGGTCCTCCCGCCTTTCGACGAAAAGATTGAAATGGCCAGGCAGTCCAAATCGCTGCCAGTCAAGACGAAGATTCCAGCCGATTACGATTACCGCAAGACGCACCTGCCAGACAACATGGTTTCCCAGCAGCTCGGCACCCGTTGTACAACTGTGGCACGAGCGTGCATCGACATCGCAAGGCACCATTCCTTCGAAGAGGGACTCGTTGCCATGGATTCGGCGCTCGCGAAGGAACTCACCACGAAGGACGAGCTGCGCCGCACGCTGACCGCCATGGGTCGCGTGCACGGTGCCCCGCAGGCACGGAAGGCGATTGAGCACGCCATCGCGCATTCGGAATCGCCTTTCGAGTCCTACTTTCGAGGCATCGCCATCGCGGAAAAGCTGGGGGAGAAGGTGGTTGCGCAGTACTTCATTCCGCCGAACTTCCGCGCAGATACATGCATTGACGACGCCGTCGTGATCGAGATCGACGGTGCCGTCAAGTACGACGGCTCGTCGTTTGGCAAGAGTGCCGAGCAAACAATCGTGGAGGAGCGACGACGCGAGAAGCTGATTCAGAACCGTGGCTTCATCGTGCTGCGATACAGCCCACGGGAGCTGCTCACGGAGAGAGCTCGTGTCGTGCGGGAGGTGTGCCAGGCGCTGGAAGCTGCCCAACAGCGAGGATGGTCCCAGTCTACTGGTCCCTTTACGAGTAAGAAGGCCGGCTAA
- a CDS encoding acyl-CoA dehydrogenase family protein, translated as MSNNLFDSTTDFLGAFDGISAQDAEVWARARSFREDCLPVINEHWEKSEYPLELVRRLGELDLMTDGLDVPGHESMTSLGAGLALMEVTRADASMGTVVAMQAGLAMRSIAMLGSEEQRSRYLPAMASCSLLGAFGLTEPLHGSDSIALETTAVRDGDSWVLNGEKKWIGNGASGGVTVIYARMEDGNVGGFIVPQDAPGYSATVITGKLSLRAIHQAHIVLEDCRIPASNRLPGCQTFKDVSRVLTATRIGVSWMALGSAVACYETARNYVMERVQFGRELAKAQIIQQRLANMVLDLNQMMLTCREVAAREEAGTLTPPQASAAKLHNTRAARRIASDARDMLGGVGILLENDIARHFADIEAMHTYEGTDTVQSLIMGKVITGFSAYK; from the coding sequence ATGTCCAATAATCTCTTTGATTCTACAACTGACTTTCTCGGCGCGTTCGACGGCATCAGTGCCCAAGACGCCGAGGTCTGGGCACGTGCTCGCTCGTTTCGTGAAGATTGCCTTCCGGTTATCAATGAGCATTGGGAGAAAAGCGAATACCCCCTCGAACTTGTGCGCCGCTTAGGCGAGCTCGACCTCATGACGGACGGCCTTGACGTTCCTGGCCACGAGTCCATGACCTCACTCGGCGCGGGTTTGGCGCTCATGGAGGTCACGCGTGCCGACGCCTCGATGGGCACTGTCGTTGCCATGCAGGCCGGCCTGGCTATGCGCTCCATCGCGATGCTTGGCTCGGAGGAACAGCGCTCCCGCTACCTGCCAGCGATGGCGTCGTGTTCGCTGCTCGGCGCGTTTGGTCTGACGGAACCGTTGCACGGTTCTGACTCCATTGCACTGGAGACCACCGCGGTCCGCGACGGCGATTCCTGGGTTCTCAACGGCGAAAAGAAATGGATCGGCAACGGTGCTTCCGGTGGCGTGACCGTGATTTACGCCCGTATGGAGGACGGAAACGTGGGTGGCTTCATCGTTCCGCAGGACGCGCCGGGCTACTCGGCCACGGTGATTACCGGCAAGCTGTCACTGCGCGCTATCCACCAGGCGCACATCGTCTTGGAGGATTGCCGCATTCCTGCCTCCAACCGGTTGCCCGGCTGCCAAACGTTTAAGGACGTCTCCCGCGTGCTGACTGCAACGCGCATCGGCGTCTCGTGGATGGCGTTGGGCTCGGCCGTGGCTTGCTATGAAACCGCGCGCAACTACGTCATGGAGCGCGTCCAGTTCGGCCGTGAGCTGGCAAAAGCGCAGATCATCCAGCAGCGCTTGGCCAACATGGTGCTGGACCTCAACCAGATGATGCTGACCTGCCGCGAGGTTGCCGCCCGCGAGGAGGCCGGCACGCTCACCCCGCCGCAGGCTTCCGCGGCGAAGCTGCACAACACCCGCGCTGCGCGACGCATTGCTTCCGACGCCCGCGACATGCTCGGCGGCGTGGGCATCCTGCTAGAAAACGACATCGCGCGCCACTTTGCCGACATCGAGGCCATGCACACCTATGAGGGAACCGACACCGTGCAGAGCCTCATCATGGGCAAGGTCATTACGGGTTTCTCGGCCTACAAGTAG
- a CDS encoding TetR/AcrR family transcriptional regulator, whose protein sequence is MANQKRRGQIATAALDLFDQRGYHGTGMEDIAKAVGMRASSLYNHYKSKQELLAEVTVSAMEELLRANAAALAGVTGSEEKILATMRAHVVFHATHAKRVRVVNNELNNLEEPHKSVVLQLRRDYVARWMNVVDEGSFQAENLKIACWALIDMGIGVATWFSPDGPYTAEELGDMYGQFALRQLT, encoded by the coding sequence ATGGCTAACCAGAAGCGCCGCGGCCAAATCGCCACCGCCGCCCTCGACCTCTTTGACCAGCGCGGCTACCACGGCACCGGCATGGAAGACATCGCAAAGGCAGTGGGCATGCGGGCATCGAGCCTCTACAACCACTACAAGTCCAAGCAAGAGCTGCTCGCCGAGGTCACCGTCTCCGCCATGGAGGAACTCCTACGTGCCAACGCCGCGGCGCTCGCCGGAGTCACGGGTTCCGAGGAAAAAATCCTCGCCACGATGCGCGCACACGTCGTCTTCCACGCCACCCACGCCAAGCGCGTCCGCGTGGTCAACAACGAGCTCAACAACCTCGAAGAACCCCACAAATCCGTGGTCCTGCAGCTGCGCCGCGACTATGTGGCGCGTTGGATGAACGTCGTCGACGAGGGCAGCTTCCAAGCCGAGAACCTCAAGATTGCCTGCTGGGCGCTCATCGACATGGGCATCGGCGTGGCCACGTGGTTTAGCCCCGATGGCCCGTACACCGCCGAGGAGCTCGGTGACATGTACGGGCAGTTCGCGCTCCGCCAGCTGACCTAG